The following proteins are encoded in a genomic region of Prochlorococcus marinus XMU1408:
- a CDS encoding cation:proton antiporter, whose product MTPERLGLLWGITVFSGAGARLLSVLTGLPAVVLLLLSGLLIGRSGLGLVEPLDLGKGLETIVGLLVSLVLFDGGLNLRFPEGTIKSIVIRISSIRLIISLAAGFLAAHWFAGLGWSVAGVYSAIVLATGPTVVTPLVRQIRLASPLSDVLEAEGLILEPIGAVLALLLLELVVGDLHGWRELFLGLFSRLGGGVLFGSLAGLLLSEGLKRLRSEPYIGIRLQLTLGVIFLLYGVCEWLLPESGLPASVAAGFVVGQRPSTQANELDKLIRELAQLAITMLFPLLAADVSWGELSPLGWGGITCVLFLMIVVRPIAVSIATYGLPLENKQRLFLGWLAPRGIVTAAVASLFSIRLEQAGVLGAGKLQGLVFLTILMTVGIQGLTAQPLAKMMGLLDEDKNLDKSTNAGSIFTQS is encoded by the coding sequence ATGACTCCTGAGCGACTGGGCTTGCTCTGGGGCATCACAGTTTTTTCTGGTGCTGGAGCAAGATTATTATCAGTTCTAACAGGACTTCCTGCGGTAGTTTTATTATTGCTATCTGGTTTATTGATTGGGAGATCAGGTCTTGGATTGGTTGAACCTTTAGACCTGGGAAAGGGCTTGGAAACAATCGTGGGTTTATTAGTAAGCCTTGTTTTATTTGATGGTGGATTAAATCTTCGTTTTCCTGAAGGGACAATAAAATCAATAGTTATAAGAATTTCTTCAATTAGATTAATTATTTCATTAGCAGCAGGCTTCCTTGCTGCGCATTGGTTCGCAGGGCTTGGTTGGTCAGTAGCCGGCGTTTATAGTGCAATTGTTCTCGCTACTGGACCAACTGTTGTAACTCCGTTAGTTCGTCAAATTCGACTGGCTTCTCCATTAAGTGATGTTCTTGAAGCAGAAGGTTTGATACTTGAACCTATTGGAGCAGTACTAGCACTTTTGTTGTTAGAGCTTGTTGTAGGAGATTTGCATGGTTGGAGAGAGCTATTCCTTGGCCTTTTTTCAAGGCTTGGAGGAGGGGTCTTATTTGGTTCGCTTGCAGGCTTATTGCTCTCAGAAGGTTTAAAACGCTTACGTTCAGAGCCTTATATAGGGATCAGATTGCAATTAACTCTTGGGGTGATTTTTTTACTTTATGGCGTATGTGAATGGTTATTACCTGAATCAGGACTGCCTGCATCTGTCGCTGCAGGATTTGTTGTAGGTCAAAGACCTTCTACGCAGGCTAATGAACTTGATAAATTAATTAGAGAATTAGCGCAGTTAGCTATAACTATGCTTTTCCCTTTACTGGCGGCTGATGTTTCATGGGGGGAATTAAGTCCTTTGGGTTGGGGTGGCATAACTTGTGTACTTTTTTTGATGATCGTCGTCCGACCAATAGCTGTATCCATAGCAACTTATGGATTACCTTTAGAAAATAAACAAAGATTATTCCTTGGTTGGTTAGCCCCGAGAGGAATAGTTACTGCAGCAGTTGCATCTTTATTTTCTATTAGATTGGAGCAAGCAGGTGTTTTAGGAGCAGGAAAGCTTCAGGGACTAGTTTTTCTAACAATATTAATGACGGTAGGGATTCAAGGTTTAACAGCCCAACCTTTAGCTAAAATGATGGGTTTATTAGATGAAGATAAGAATCTAGATAAATCTACTAATGCGGGGTCTATCTTTACTCAATCTTGA
- the gltX gene encoding glutamate--tRNA ligase has protein sequence MKVRVRLAPSPTGTLHLGTARTALFNWLFAKKEGGSFLLRIEDTDFERSKEEYIKNIYDGLQWLGIDWNESPVIQSKRVNEHKAIIKTLIDKGFAYRCYASESELEEMRETQKENGLAPRYDNRHRFLTPEQESNFINEGRNPVIRFKINDQKLISWNDLIRGEMTWSGKDLGGDMVIARRAPADSIGDPLYNLVVVADDSAMKISHVIRGEDHIANTAKQILLYEALDLNIPTFAHTPLILNSEGKKLSKRDGVTSISEFKEMGYTSEAMANYMTLLGWAVPEGTNERFKISEISSVFSFEKVNKASAKFDWDKLNWLNSQVIHEMSPKKLLNYLDPLFKKNEWNIPSQEWGENLLDLIAPSMILINDGVDQAKPFFEEPTLNPDGKKQLELKETKVILKFILENLKKSDSPIINEEKAHDLLNQATKICEVKKGLVMKSLRAALFGTLNGPDLIKSWVLLSRLSKDRPRISRFI, from the coding sequence TTGAAAGTTAGGGTAAGGCTGGCACCAAGTCCAACTGGGACACTTCATCTAGGAACAGCCAGAACAGCCTTATTTAATTGGTTATTTGCAAAAAAAGAAGGTGGAAGTTTTCTTTTAAGAATTGAAGATACTGATTTTGAAAGATCAAAAGAGGAATATATAAAAAATATTTACGATGGACTTCAGTGGCTAGGAATTGACTGGAATGAATCCCCAGTAATTCAAAGTAAAAGAGTAAATGAACATAAAGCAATCATTAAAACTCTTATTGATAAAGGATTTGCATATAGATGTTATGCCTCAGAATCTGAGTTAGAAGAGATGAGAGAGACTCAAAAGGAAAATGGTTTAGCTCCAAGATATGACAATAGGCATAGATTTTTAACACCAGAGCAAGAATCAAATTTTATTAATGAAGGCAGAAATCCTGTTATCAGATTCAAAATCAATGATCAAAAATTAATTTCCTGGAACGATTTAATTCGCGGGGAAATGACTTGGAGTGGAAAAGATTTAGGTGGAGATATGGTCATTGCAAGAAGAGCTCCGGCAGATTCAATTGGAGATCCCTTATACAATTTAGTTGTAGTAGCAGATGATTCAGCTATGAAAATCTCCCATGTAATAAGGGGGGAAGATCATATTGCAAATACAGCCAAGCAAATTCTTCTATACGAAGCTCTTGATCTAAATATTCCTACTTTCGCTCATACCCCTTTAATTCTTAATTCTGAAGGGAAAAAACTTTCAAAAAGGGATGGTGTTACCTCAATTTCTGAATTTAAGGAAATGGGTTACACATCTGAAGCGATGGCAAACTATATGACTCTTCTTGGTTGGGCTGTTCCAGAAGGGACTAATGAAAGGTTTAAAATTTCAGAAATTTCAAGTGTATTCAGTTTTGAAAAGGTTAATAAAGCTTCAGCAAAATTTGATTGGGACAAATTGAACTGGCTCAATTCTCAAGTGATTCATGAAATGTCACCCAAAAAATTATTAAATTATTTAGATCCATTATTTAAAAAAAATGAGTGGAACATACCAAGTCAAGAATGGGGGGAAAACTTATTAGATTTAATTGCACCATCAATGATTCTTATAAATGATGGGGTTGATCAAGCTAAACCTTTTTTTGAAGAGCCAACATTAAATCCAGATGGAAAAAAGCAATTAGAACTAAAAGAAACAAAAGTCATTTTAAAATTCATTCTTGAAAACTTGAAAAAATCAGATTCCCCTATCATTAATGAAGAAAAAGCTCATGACTTATTAAATCAAGCAACAAAAATCTGTGAAGTAAAAAAAGGGCTAGTTATGAAAAGTCTTAGAGCTGCGCTTTTTGGAACTCTAAATGGTCCTGATTTGATAAAGAGTTGGGTTTTGCTCTCAAGATTGAGTAAAGATAGACCCCGCATTAGTAGATTTATCTAG
- the map gene encoding type I methionyl aminopeptidase, protein MKLFADLLSSANSKIPSNNGPTINQRRGVEIKSAREIEIMRKSSKIVATVLSEIRDLVKPGMSTLDLDNYAEKRIREHGAEPSFKGYHGFPGSICSSINNEVVHGIPSKTKIIKDGDLLKVDTGAFFNGYHGDSCITICVGKTSDKAIELSKVAQEALMLGIKQIKPKNKLLDIAGAIEDHVKSKGFSIVEDYTGHGVGRNLHEEPSVFNFRTNDLPNVTLREGMTIAVEPIVNLGTKYCKTLRDGWTVITKDGNLSAQWEHTVLVTKNGFEILTDRGD, encoded by the coding sequence ATGAAACTTTTCGCTGATCTTCTTTCTTCTGCAAACTCAAAGATCCCTAGCAATAATGGACCAACGATTAATCAGAGGAGAGGAGTTGAAATTAAGTCTGCAAGAGAAATAGAAATTATGCGTAAATCTAGCAAAATAGTAGCAACTGTATTAAGTGAAATTAGAGACTTAGTGAAACCAGGAATGTCAACTTTAGATCTAGATAATTATGCAGAAAAACGTATAAGAGAACATGGGGCTGAGCCTAGTTTCAAGGGCTATCATGGTTTCCCAGGTAGTATTTGTTCAAGTATTAATAACGAAGTGGTTCATGGCATTCCAAGTAAGACGAAGATTATTAAAGATGGAGATTTACTAAAAGTAGATACAGGAGCATTTTTTAATGGCTACCATGGAGACAGTTGTATTACTATTTGTGTAGGTAAAACGTCTGATAAAGCAATTGAATTAAGTAAAGTAGCGCAAGAAGCCTTGATGCTAGGTATCAAACAAATAAAGCCCAAAAATAAACTTCTCGATATAGCAGGAGCAATCGAAGACCATGTCAAATCTAAAGGTTTCAGTATTGTTGAAGATTACACTGGTCATGGAGTAGGAAGGAATCTTCATGAAGAACCTTCGGTATTTAATTTTAGAACTAATGATTTGCCAAATGTCACATTAAGAGAGGGAATGACAATCGCCGTGGAACCTATAGTTAATCTTGGGACTAAGTATTGTAAGACTCTTCGTGATGGCTGGACAGTAATTACAAAAGATGGAAATCTCTCTGCTCAATGGGAGCATACTGTGTTAGTCACAAAAAATGGTTTTGAGATTTTAACTGATAGAGGAGATTAA
- a CDS encoding hyperconserved protein Hcp yields MELDLQPGDVVKVLESAALGWVRARVIRVKSGGRVVVQSDQGREFTARGNQVRLIEPAGFRP; encoded by the coding sequence ATGGAGTTGGATCTTCAACCTGGCGATGTCGTAAAAGTTCTTGAGTCAGCCGCATTAGGCTGGGTCAGGGCACGAGTTATTCGTGTAAAATCAGGAGGTCGAGTTGTAGTTCAAAGCGACCAAGGCCGTGAGTTCACAGCTCGCGGAAATCAAGTTAGGCTCATAGAGCCTGCAGGCTTCCGCCCTTAA
- a CDS encoding high light inducible protein: protein MSLEQRNESNKSIRPASSSELNSWKRGFTPQAELWNGRIAIAGVVVLLAILLVSNLIFSG, encoded by the coding sequence ATGTCTTTAGAGCAAAGAAATGAATCAAATAAATCCATCAGGCCTGCTAGCTCAAGTGAACTTAATTCTTGGAAAAGAGGATTCACTCCACAAGCAGAGCTATGGAATGGTCGAATTGCTATAGCTGGTGTAGTTGTTTTATTAGCTATCCTTTTAGTTTCAAATTTAATTTTTTCTGGATAA
- the rplS gene encoding 50S ribosomal protein L19: protein MSVDSKESSSKEVKVEDELNAPEDSGVVNASEAKSNEKKISIKKISPSEIIKSFEEAQQNKKLPEIYVGDTVRVGVRISEGNKERVQPYEGVVIAKRHGGINQTITVRRIFQGIGVERIFLVHSPQVASIKVERRGKVRRAKLFYLRERVGKATRVKQRFDR, encoded by the coding sequence ATGTCTGTTGATTCGAAAGAGTCCTCATCAAAAGAGGTAAAAGTTGAAGATGAATTAAATGCTCCAGAGGACTCTGGAGTTGTAAATGCTTCTGAAGCAAAATCTAATGAAAAGAAAATTTCAATTAAAAAGATCTCTCCTTCAGAAATAATAAAGAGTTTTGAAGAAGCGCAACAAAACAAAAAGCTCCCTGAAATTTATGTAGGAGATACTGTTCGTGTTGGAGTTCGTATTAGTGAAGGTAATAAAGAGAGGGTTCAGCCTTATGAGGGTGTTGTAATAGCAAAGCGGCATGGAGGAATTAACCAAACAATTACAGTAAGGAGAATTTTCCAAGGAATCGGAGTTGAGAGAATTTTTCTAGTTCACAGTCCACAAGTTGCATCCATTAAGGTTGAACGCCGAGGTAAAGTAAGAAGAGCGAAGCTTTTCTATCTGCGGGAGCGGGTGGGCAAAGCCACACGCGTAAAGCAGCGCTTCGACCGCTGA
- a CDS encoding DUF1643 domain-containing protein has product MSFCLFSECRSYRWILKRELLTGDKTLVFIGLNPSQANSVNNDMTLIRIINFCSRWNYKNIYVINLFGLISKFPSQLSKSKDPIGDNNDLITLKVLEFWRKNINCDLWLGWGDKGQLNSRDQVVLKLIKNLSYLNSNEKNHSQRVFSLGLSKKGNPRHPLYMPNESFLRPFDQ; this is encoded by the coding sequence TTGTCATTTTGTTTATTTAGTGAATGTAGGTCTTATCGATGGATCTTAAAAAGAGAATTATTAACTGGTGATAAGACGTTAGTTTTTATTGGCTTGAATCCATCACAAGCGAATTCAGTCAATAACGATATGACTCTTATAAGAATAATTAATTTTTGTTCAAGATGGAATTATAAAAATATCTATGTAATTAATCTTTTTGGGTTAATTTCAAAGTTTCCTTCACAATTATCAAAAAGCAAAGATCCTATAGGAGATAACAATGATTTAATTACCTTAAAAGTATTAGAATTTTGGAGAAAAAATATCAATTGTGATTTGTGGTTGGGATGGGGTGATAAAGGTCAATTAAATAGTCGTGATCAAGTAGTTTTAAAATTAATTAAAAATCTTTCATATTTGAATTCAAACGAAAAAAATCATTCCCAACGCGTTTTTAGTTTGGGTCTAAGTAAAAAAGGGAATCCACGTCATCCTCTTTACATGCCTAATGAATCTTTCTTGAGACCTTTTGATCAGTAA